A stretch of Castanea sativa cultivar Marrone di Chiusa Pesio chromosome 2, ASM4071231v1 DNA encodes these proteins:
- the LOC142626222 gene encoding protein ecdysoneless homolog, producing MAGAPESDLAFSDIFSQKNSRLPDDTVFYAIFPDLTLNSNPTPTPEPSLSSSLQSLHLQILQTLSPFTTDYLWQHESFTLSLSSLPKPSCLCSSHLPHLHGKLRFGDNLDDEWFTLFLLFKISTTFPSLSIRVWDTDGEFLLIEAAFHLPRWLNPENSLNRVFIRQGRIHIVPKDRLSSPNLSDSLRFIINHSEESRASESIQSAVKKRILDYPERAQRNMHQVRVRVPVSVAQVLKHEPCLISLAVEGFYDRDIDSMKYAAKMEKFLPKGREEELVCVAVKMSRAMYAQLVQQAFQAPKNYPMPNRSDKVAYGEAELGLKITCGLEMMYQLRKREGLEGKGRTWEAYKESLERSGYFQGLLPGSKEYQRLMHNAEEYYRNSSLFLRTSEMLSAPVKRIDEILAIPHSPDEFSGQEAPPSDDDSWLYNGEDELNSALLERQKEMDLYNSKHKKKQNGQDDTGPSSSSNVDEVGLGDIAKTMQDFVHKVSSYKGAEVPENRNLKEVDLDVDRFIKDMESVMKRQGFEDVGSNVDIEDGSSSDFDLDESEDESDIAEPSEDNEEEKDTFMHSYSDAMNEELKPTSIAKSFVRANEQATKKDEGTSNATEDMDADFTPVDVDVNLVKSFLDSFSSQQGLPGPASNLLGLMGVQLPHDDKKKGK from the exons ATGGCTGGAGCTCCTGAATCCGACCTTGCATTCTCAGATATATTCTCCCAAAAGAACTCGAGGCTCCCAGACGACACCGTTTTCTACGCCATATTCCCTGACTTAACTCTAAATTCCAATCCCACCCCCACCCCTGAACCTTCACTCTCCTCCTCTCTCCAATCCCTCCACCTCCAAATCCTCCAAACCCTATCTCCCTTCACAACTGACTACCTATGGCAGCACGAGTCCttcactctctccctctcttcccTCCCTAAACCCTCCTGCCTCTGCTCCTCCCATCTCCCTCACCTCCATGGCAAGCTCCGCTTTGGTGACAATCTTGATGATGAGTGGTTCACCCTCTTCCTCCTCTTCAAAATCTCTACCACCTTCCCTTCCCTCTCTATTCGAGTATGGGACACTGACGGTGAGTTTCTCCTCATCGAAGCCGCTTTCCACCTCCCTCGCTGGCTCAACCCTGAGAACAGTCTCAACCGCGTCTTCATTCGCCAAGGTCGTATCCATATTGTACCCAAAGACCGCCTTTCGAGCCCTAACTTATCCGATTCGTTGAGATTCATCATCAATCACAGTGAGGAATCGCGAGCATCAGAGTCGATTCAGTCCGCAGTGAAGAAACGGATATTGGATTATCCCGAGAGAGCTCAAAGGAATATGCATCAAGTTAGGGTTAGGGTTCCGGTGTCGGTGGCACAAGTATTGAAACACGAGCCTTGCTTGATTTCGTTGGCGGTGGAGGGTTTCTATGATCGAGACATCGATTCCATGAAGTATGCAGCAAAAATGGAAAAGTTCTTACCTAAAGGGAGAGAGGAAGAGTTGGTTTGTGTGGCAGTGAAGATGTCAAGGGCAATGTATGCACAATTGGTTCAACAGGCCTTTCAGGCGCCGAAGAATTATCCAATGCCAAATAGGAGTGATAAAGTGGCATATGGAGAGGCCGAATTGGGACTGAAAATCACCTGCGGGTTGGAGATGATGTACCAGCTAAGAAAGCGAGAGGGTTTGGAAGGGAAGGGACGCACTTGGGAGGCCTATAAGGAGAGTCTGGAGAGGAGTGGATACTTTCAAGGACTGCTTCCAGGGTCTAAAGAGTACCAGAGGTTAATGCACAATGCCGAAGAGTATTACCGGAACAGTTCTTTGTTTTTGAGGACCAG TGAAATGTTGAGTGCTCCAGTGAAACGAATCGATGAGATTCTTGCTATACCACATTCACCTGATGAATTTAGTGGTCAGGAAGCTCCTCCTTCTGATGATGATTCCTGGCTTTACAATGGAGAGGACGAGTTAAACTCTGCACTACTTGAGAGACAAAAGGAGATGGACCTCTAtaattcaaaacataaaaagaaacagAATGGCCAGGATGATACGGGTCCTTCATCCAGTTCTAATGTTGATGAGGTTGGTCTTGGTGATATAGCTAAGACCATGCAGGATTTTGTCCATAAGGTGTCAAGCTACAAGGGAGCTGAGGTTCCTGAAAACAG GAACCTAAAAGAAGTGGACCTTGATGTTGACCGTTTCATTAAAGACATGGAGTCAGTAATGAAGCGTCAAGGTTTTGAAGATGTGGGCAGTAATGTTGATATAGAAGATGGTTCATCATCAGACTTTGATTTGG ATGAGTCTGAAGATGAGAGTGATATAGCGGAACCTTCTGAGGATAATGAGGAAGAAAAGGATACTTTCATGCATTCCTATTCTGATGCAATGAATGAAGAGTTGAAGCCCACCAGCATTGCAAAAAGTTTTGTTCGTGCTAACGAGCAAGCAACAAAGAAGGATGAG GGAACATCAAATGCCACAGAAGATATGGATGCGGATTTCACTCCTGTGGATGTAGATGTGAACCTCGTAAAGAGCTTTCTTGATTCCTTTTCTTCCCAACAAGGGCTTCCCGGGCCTGCTTCCAATTTGCTTGGGCTCATGGGTGTACAGCTCCCACATGATGACAAGAAGAAGGGAAAATGA
- the LOC142625279 gene encoding uncharacterized protein LOC142625279, which translates to MSNEIVPVAASFTVPVNHEEKPQKFNGIEFKRWQQKMLFYLTTLNLAKFLYGNAPKLKENETDSVYSSIKTAKDLGDYLDNKYKTGDAGTKKFIVGKLLDYKMVDSKIVLSQVQELQVILHEIHAKGMSISELFQVVTIIEKLPQSWKDFKNYLKQKCKEMRLEDLIVRLRIEEDNNSSEKAVGNHYMEAKANIAEHNKNKRKYSGESLSQGTSGGNFTKFNGKCYVCGKMGASDFSSELGRRRYQEMVDGHWLYSPCKKLILNDVLHVPDIRKNLVSCSLLIKNGFKLVIESDKFVLTKNGIYVGKGYMSNGLFKINTK; encoded by the exons AtgtcaaatgaaattgttcctGTTGCTGCCTCTTTTACTGTTCCTGTTAATCATGAAGAAAAGCCACAGAAATTCAATGGTATTGAATTTAAGAGATGGcaacaaaaaatgttgttttatcTCACAACCTTGAATTTGGCAAAATTCTTGTATGGGAATGCTCCAAAACTTAAGGAAAATGAGACAGATAG TGTGTATAGTTCAATCAAGACAGCAAAAGATTTGGGGGATTACTTGGATAACAAATACAAGACAGGAGATGCTGGAACTAAAAAGTTCATTGTGGGCAAACTTCTGGATTACAAAATGGTGGATTCCAAAATTGTGCTTAGTCAAGTGCAAGAGCTTCAGGTAATCTTACATGAAATACATGCTAAGGGTATGTCTATAAGTGAATTATTTCAAGTAGTTACTATCATTGAGAAATTGCCTCAATCTTGGAAAGATTTCAAAAATTACCTGAAGCAAAAGTGCAAGGAGATGCGGCTAGAAGACTTGATTGTAAGATTGAGAATTGAGGAAGACAATAACTCTTCAGAAAAAGCCGTAGGGAATCACTACATGGAAGCTAAAGCAAACATTGCGGAGCATAATAAGAATAAGAGGAAGTACTCTGGTGAAAGTTTGAGTCAAGGAACTAGTGGGGGTAACTTTACGAAGTTCAATGGAAAATGTTATGTGTGTGGCAAGATGGGGGCATC TGATTTCTCAAGTGAACTTGGTAGGAGAAGATACCAAGAAATGGTGGATGGACACTGGCTCTACTCACCAT GCAAGAAACTTATTTTGAATGATGTGCTGCATGTGCCAGATATTCGtaagaatcttgtttcttgctCACTTTTGATTAAGAATGGTTTCAAATTGGTCATTGAATCTGACAAGTTTGTACTCACAAAGAATGGCATATACGTGGGAAAGGGTTATATGAGCAATGggcttttcaaaattaatacaAAGTAA